The region ATGTAAAAGGCCTTCAGTTTTTTAGCGTCCACGAGTATACTGAAAAAGCTTATGAGGATATGAGTGAGATTTTTGATGACGCAGCTGAGAGAGCTCTTATGCTTGGTGGCAGACCTATTGTTAAGGCCGAAGAGTTAGCAAAAGTCGCTCACATAAAACACGAGCCAAAAGAGAGCTACACTCCGACTGAAGTTTTGGATATTGTTTTGGCTGATTACAAGCACCTTTTGGGCGAGTTTAAAAAGCTTGATGAGCTTGCAGAAGGCGACACAACAACTCAGATGTACGCACAAGATCAAATAGCTAAATTTGAAAAAGCCATCTGGATGCTAAACGCAACACTTGGCAAATAATTACAGCGGGAGCTCTCCCGCTTTACCCTAAATAAATTCCACCTTTTGGCGATATAGTTTTTATAAACTTATAGGAGCCAAATATGCAAATCAGTCAAATCGTAAGCTCATACAACACTTCAAGTATAAAAGAAAATGTAAAATCAGAAATTTCGCTTCATAAAGATGAAAAAGAGGTTTCTAAAAAGCAGCCCGAGATTTCAAATTTAAGCGCAAAAGAGATATCAAATAGCTACTTTTTGCAGTATCAAAAAGATATTACTCAAAATACTAGTTCAAATTTACTAGCTCAAGGTGGTCTAAGCTTTAGTGTGCCTGAAAATTTATCAGACATTTTAGCTGGACTTGATCTAGCAGGCATAGGCTACAACGGCAAAGCTCTAGGAGAGCTAAGTAGCGATGAGGCGAGCGAGCTAGTTAGTGAAAATGGCTTTTTTGGCATCGCAAATACAGCTGATAGGATAGCCGGCTTTGTGCTAAATGGTGCAGGCGATGATGTAGAGAAGCTAAAAGCTGGTAGAGATGGCGTGGCAAAGGGCTTTGAGGATGCAAAGAAAATTTGGGGTGGTGAACTTCCTGAAATTTCACAAAAGACTATCGAAAAGACCCTTGAGACGCTCGATAAAAAGATCGCCGAACTTGGCGGTAATGTTTTAAACGTATCAGCCTAAATTTCTTGGGGTCTCTCCCAAGAAATTTATATATTAATGTAAGTACAAAACTCAAATTTTAAAATTCGCAAATTTTATTTAATCTTAAAAGCTATACTTTGCTCTTTATATTAAGGAGAAAAGATGAAAGCTAAAATTTTACTTCCTCTAGCAGTAGCTACTATGTTTTTGGGATGCTCATTTTTTGATGACAATCCACCAGTCCGCAAGCAACCAAGGCAAGCTACTAAAACTATACCTGCAAAAAGCTCAATCAAAGGCTTCATAAAAGATGTTAGCTATAAAGATTCGAAATACTGCTACGAGATAGTAGCCAGCGATGCGAAAAATCACAAACTAAACAAAGCAAATTTTTGTGCAAACAGATATTATTACGATAAAGGCGATCTTGTCTATGCGACTTTTTACGCAGATAAGCTCATAGACATGCTTCTTATAAAAGAGGGCGGCTCTAGAGGCGCATATAATGGCATAAGAAAACCACAAAATGAAGTGGTTGTTAAAAGAAAAAATATAAAAACAAATATCGAAGTACCAAAAGAGGAGAAAATTTCTTTTTAGATTACCGTTGATTTACTGCTAGCGTATATAATTTCATCAGCAATCAAAACTAGAACTCCTTTTAAGGGGCAAAGCAACGGCCCCTTTTTCTTTTTACCCCCCCCCCTTTTTTTTTAAAGTCTCATTTGTAAAAGTTAAATTATCAAAATATACCTCTTTTTGGTCAAAATCGGTAAACGATCGGTAACAAAAATGCAAAATTTTATGATTTTTTAAGCTTCATCTTAAAATTTATTGATTATAATCGTCGACACAAAAACCTTAAAAGGAGAAAAAATGAAACTAACAAAAATTAGTTTAGCCGCTTTGGTTGCTTTAGGCGCATTCTCAAGTGTAGCAAGTGCTACTCCACTTGAAGAAGCTATAAAAAATGTTGATCTTTCTGGTATGGCAAGATATAGATATACTCATACGCATCAGTATAATAAGAAACAAAAAGACGTTTTTAAAGAAAATGGAACTAATGATGGTGATGGTCATGGCTTTAAAATGATCACAAATTTTAAAGCTGCTATCGACGATAACTTCTTTGGTGTTATCGGTTTAAGATATAGCAAAACTGATGGATCAGGTGATAATGCTGGTAATGGTACAGATAAGACAGATACAACTACAGGATTTGGTGTTCACCAATTCTATCTAGGCTATAAGATCGGTGGTACTACTATAACAGCTGGTAAACAAGAGATTGGCTCATACTTTACTGATGATGCTATCGGTACTGGTGTAAGAGTAGTAAATGAAGATATCGAAGGTCTTACTCTAACAGCTTTAGCTTTTGATGCTCTTGAAGGCAATGGCGAGAGCGATGGCAAATTATATGATGCAGCTGTAACTAATAAATTAAATAGCTATGACGTTGGTAACTTATATGCAGCTGGTATTGCTGGTTCATTTAATCCAGTTAGCTTCCAACTATGGTATGGCACATTAACTAATCTAGCTGATGTACTTGCAGCTGACGTTTCAGCTAAATTCGACATCACTAATGACTTTGCCCTAGGTGCAAGACTTAACTATGCAAATAGCATAGCTGATAAAGAAGCTAAAAACATCCTTGGCTACAATGATGGTAACTTCTATGCTGGCGAACTTTCAACTTCACTATTTGGTTTTGATCTAGCTGCTGGTTATATCGGCTGGAAAGCTCAAGATAAAGGTGTGTCAGCATTTACATTTGAAGATCAAGGTGGCCTAATAACTGCTGGTGAAGATGTATTTGACTGGACATATGCAGAGGGTAAAGGTAACTTCTTCTATGCAACAAGTGCATATACATTTGATAAATTCACAGTTGGTTTAGATTATGTTAAAGGTACTCAAAAAACTTCAGCTGGCGCTGGTAACCCAGATGTAAAAGATAAAGTTGAGGAATTTGTTCCAAGATTTGCTTACCAATACAACAAAAAGCTAACATTTAGCTCATTTTATTCTTTCCAAACTCACAAACTACCTAATGATGTGAAGACAAAAGATGACAAATTTAGATTTGAAGCTAAATACTCATTCTAATTCATAGCTCGTTAATCAACTTATGATATAATCCCGGGTCGGAGCAATCTGATCCGGGATTTTTAAATTTAGAGCAAAATTTCAAGGAAACTTATGAAAAATATCAAAATTTCTTTTTTGGCGTGTTTTTTGGTGGCAAATGCCTTTGCAGCTTCTCAGGTTTATTATATAGAAGCTCGTGGTGAGTTTGGTAAAGAGCTTGCTGAAATGGCAAAAAAGCAGGCTAATGACAGAAATGAAAAAGTAAATGTCTATGTCGATGAAGATCCAAGACGCTATAAAGACAATAGAATTTTAAAATTTGGCGTTGATAGAAAAGGTAGATATAGCGTCTCTTTAGGAAAAGAGCTTTATGAGAAACAATGCGCTAGCTGCCATGGTGAAAGTGCGGAGAAAAGACCATTTGGCTCAACACCACTTAAAAACATGGATGCTAAAGATATAGAAGATAGCATCATCTCTTATAGAAGTGACTCAAGCTTTGGTGGTAGTGGTAAAAACGTGATGCAAAACCAAGCTAAGATCGTTTCAAACAATGATCTAGGTGCAATACTTGCTTATCTAAAAGGTAAAGATGCACTTGCAGATCAAGATACAAACGAAAATAAACCAGTTTCAACCGAAACAAAGCAGGGCAGTTATTTAAGATAAATTTCACTTCGGTAGCTTTGCCACAATATAAATAAAAGGAAGCAGATGTTAAATCCAAAAACATTATTTTTAAGTATGGGCTCAGCTATCGTTTTGATGATAATCTTTGCCGTAGCTAGTGGAGCCGCCACAATAATTGAGAGCAAAACCAGCACTGAAGCAGCTTGGTACTATGTTTATGGTGCTAGCTGGTTTGCGCTCATCCAACTACTTCTTGGTATAAATTTAGCCTTCAATATCTTTAGATACAACCTAATCGATCCCAAAAAACTCCCATCTCTCATCTTTCACTTAGGTTTTATCGTCATCTTAATCGGTGCTGGCATCACAAGATATCTTGGTTTTGAAGCTGATATGCATATACGTGAAAACACCGCTTCAAACGTTGTTAGTACAAAGGTTTCGTATATAAATTTAACAGCGCTTAACGACAAAGGCGAAGAGATCAGCTCGGCTATGCCTTTGGGACTTGCTGATGTGAAGAAGGGCTTTGATCTAAAGCTAAAAACAGCAGACGGTGAGGCTAGTTTAAAATTTAAAGAATTTGTGCCAAATGCAAGTTATAAATTTGTAAATGATGATAGCGGAAAGCCTGTCGTTGAATTTGTAGTATCAAACGAGAGCGAAAGCGAAGAGATATTTTTACTTGAAGAAGAAGAGGCAAGGGTTGGAGATATCAGCTTTATCTTTAATGCAAAACCAGATGAAAATAAAAAATACGTTCTTTTTAGGCTAAATGATGGAAAATTCACTGTTACTTCAAATGCCGATCTTTCAAAATTTACTATGGCGGATAGCTCTAAAACTGAGCTAAAAGCTGGCAGTGTGAATGAATTTGGCACGGGCAGCTTATATACTATCTCAAATATAAATTTCGCTCCAAGACTAGTCTCAGCGCACGCTTCAAGAAAGCTAGTTAGCTCAAAGGATAGCGAGTTTAATGCGTTGATAGCTGAGCTAAACTACAAAGGTGAGAGTAAAGAGATGCATGTATTTTACAACCTAATGGAGCCTTCACGTATCGCCGTGGCTGGACAGAAATTTAATGCCTCATGGGGAGCTCAGCAGATAAAACTCCCATTTAGCCTCTATCTAAAAGACTTTGAGCTAAAAAGATATCCTGGCTCAAATTCGCCTATGAGCTACTCAAGTGAGGTTGTGGTAAAAGACGGCACGAATGATCCTGGGTTTGATTATAGAATTTATATGAACCACGTGCTTGATTATGATGGATATAGATTTTTCCAAAGCTCATACGATACTGACGAGAAAGGTACGATCCTCTCTGTCAATAAAGACCCAGGCAAGATCCCGACATATATCGGCTACTTTTTGCTAGGACTTGGCTTCTTGTTAAATGTCATAAACCCTAACAGCCGCTTTAGAAAGCTTGCAAAACTAATAGATAATGAATCAACAAAAGGCGGTAAAAAAGTGGCTGCGCTCATAGCGGTCTTACTTTTGGGCTTAAATTTTAGCTCGCTAAAGGCTGAGGACTTCTTGCCACATATCAGTAAAGAGCATGCTGACAAGCTTGCTAGACTCATCGTGCAAAGTCCAGATGGCAGGATGAAGCCATTTGATACGCTTAGTAAAGAGGTTTTAAACAAAATTCACAGAGGCGAGAGCATAGGTAGTCTAAATTCAAACCAAGCGATGCTTTCTATAATGGTAACGCCTGATTTTTGGCGAAATGAGAAGATCATCGCGCTTGGTCAGAGCAAGGAGCTAAAAAAAGAGCTAGGTGTCGATGAGAATGCAAGATACGCAAGCTTTGATGAATTTTTTAAAGCGACAAAAGATGGTGGAAGCGAGTATAAACTAACAAAATTTGCCGAGATAGCAAACCGCAAACACCCAGGCTCACGCAATACATTTGACAAAGATGTGATAAAGATCGACGAGAGACTAAATGTATTTTATATGATATTTATCGGTGAAATTTTCAAAATTTTCCCAAAACAAGATGATCCATCAAATTCTTGGTATTCGCCTGCTAGCGCGATGATGTACTTCTCGCCAAAAGAGGCTGAGCTAGTCGTTGGCATGATGAGAGATTACTTCTCAGCTGTTGATGCAGCCTCAAAGGATAATGACTGGAGCAAGGCAGATGCGGCGCTTGAGAAAATTTCAGCCTATCAACACAAATACGGTGCTGCAGTCATGCCAAGCGAGAAAAAGATAGATATAGAAATTTTATTTAATAAATTTCAAGTATTTGACCGCTTGACACCGATATATCTTTTGGCTGGACTTGCGCTTTTGCTATTTGTTTTTGTCAAGATGCTAGCGCCAAAAGTGCAGATAAATGGCATAGTTAAAGCTGTATATATTATAAATTTACTAGCTTTTCTTGCGCACACAGCTGGACTTGGTCTTCGCTGGTACATCGCTGAGCACGCCCCTTGGAGTAATGCCTACGAGTCGATGGTTTATATCGCTTGGGCGCTTGGTCTATCTGGCATCATCTTTGCAAAACGCAGTCCGATCGCACTTGCGCTTACATCTATATTAGCTGGTGTTACGCTATTTGTCGCGCACCTTAGCTGGATGGATCCGCAGATCACGACGCTTGTGCCTGTGCTTCAGAGCTACTGGCTAACTATCCACGTCTCTATCATAACTGCAAGTTATGGATTTTTAGGCCTTTGTGCGTTGCTTGGTGGATTTACTTTGCTGCTTATCATCTTGCAAAATAAGAAAAAGCCAAATGCAGAGATCGCACGCAATATCACTGAAGCGACACGTATAAATGAGATGGCGATGATACTTGGCCTTAGCTTACTTACGCTTGGAAACTTTTTAGGTGGCGTCTGGGCAAATGAGAGCTGGGGTAGATACTGGGGTTGGGACAGCAAGGAGACTTGGGCGCTAGTTTCGATCCTCGTCTATGCGGCAGTGCTTCACATGAGATTTATACCAAAGCTTAATAATCAATACGCATTTGCCGTTGCATCATTTTTTGCCTATTGGTCGATCATAATGACCTATTTTGGGGTAAATTTCTATCTAGCTGGCATGCACTCATACGCAGCTGGAGATCCGCTTCCGGTGCCTGATTTTGTCTGGATAAGCATCGTAGTGATGATAGCGATGAGCGTTCTTGCATTTACAAAACGCTCTCTTTGCACAAGGCTATAGATGCTTCTTAAAGGCTTGATAGTCTTTTTTGTCTTTTTGCTTATAGTAGCCATTTGCGCGCTAGTCTATCTTTTGCTAAAAAACAAAGATCATCAAGTCTTAACAAGAGGACTAGAAGCTGAGGGCGAAGAAGAGATCACGATCGAAAAGCTTGAAGAGCTTGCTAGCGATAAAACTCTAAGCAAAAACGAGCTTTTCGAGCTTATACAAATTTTTGGAGAGAAATTTATAATACCAGCGAAAAAAAATCAGGTCGCTCCAAAAGAAGCTAGCAACTACATAAATTTTATAATCCTCATCTGCTCTCACCAAAATGCCGATGCAAAGCTTATTAACTTTTTAGACAAAGAGGCTAAAAAGAAAAATCCAAGCTATGTTGCAGAGATCGAAGATAGCGAGAGGATAGGCATAGAAAACCGCAAAAATCGCAGGTAAATTATGCTACTCTGTTTAAGGATGTTATAAATATATTAATCTAACGCTGGTTTTTGCTTTGCTTTGTCGTTTTTGAGCTTATCTTTTTTAGCTTCAAACTCAGCTATGACATTAGGATCTGGGAATAAATAGCCATCTTCAACCATTAGATCAACGGCCTTTTTAAATGTCGGCAACGCACTTTGCGCACCAAAGTAGTAGTAAGGCTTTTTAGGATCTCTTGCTAAAACGCCTATGGTGTAGCTGTTGCCTCTTGTGTCGTTTACGAAACCAAAAAATGAGCCGTTATAGGTGTTGCTATATCCGCCTTTGCCAGAAGCGATGTGTGCGGTGCCAGTTTTACCGCCTATCTCAAGACCTGGCGTAAATGCCTTTAAACCAGTGCCTTTTTCAACTGTTTTTATCAAAATTCTCTTCATTATCTTTGCGGTCTCTTGCGAGATGACCTGTGCTGGCTCTGCTTTTGGCAGATCGTAGCGCTTGCCGTTTCGCTCAAGATATGCCACCATGTGCGGTGTCACCTCGATGCCTTTGTTATTAAAGGTGTTATAGGCTTTTAAAAGCTGCATAAATGTCGCTTGAAGGCCGTATCCGTAGCTAACTGTCGCTTTATAGGTCGATGAGTTTAGTTTGGTAACCGTTGGCATCATGCCTACTTGCTCGTATGGCAGGTCGATGCCAGTCTTTCTTGAAAAGCCAAAATTTAAAAGCCCTTGATAAATTTGCGGACCATTTAGGCGTTCTACTAGCTGGATCATGCCGATGTTTGAGCTGTGCACGATGATGTCTTCAGCGCTCATAAAAGGCTCTGGGTGGGTATCTTTGATGATTCTTTTGCCTAGCTGATAGCGGCCGTTATAGGTATTTACTAGCTCAAAAGGATTTACCTTTTTTTCTTGAAGTAGTATGGAGAAGATAAATGGTTTAAAAACCGATCCAACCTCGTATGCATACTCGCTTGCGCTTGAATTTAGCGCGCTGTAATCTTGCTTTCTTATATTTGATGGATCATATCTTGAGCTAGAAGCTAGGGCTAGAATTTCGCCATTTTTGCTATTCATTATGCAGATGATTAGCTCTTTTGCATCTAGAAATTCACGCTTTTCATCTAAAATTTGCTCTAGCTTGGTTTGAAATTTAAGCGGTACAGAAAGCACTGCGTTGTAGCCATCAACCCTCGTTGCTAAATTTGAATCGCTAGTTAAGATTATATTGTTGCCGATATCACGCGGGCCAAGGATTTTGGCGTTTTGTATCGGAGCTAAGTAGTCCTCGTAGTATCTCTCAAGCCCTTTTACGCCTTTGCTTTTGGTAAGTGCGTCGCTCTCTGTTTTGCTCACGTAGCCAATAGCTGGCGTTAGGGCGTCTTTTGACATAAATTTGCGGTTTTGACCGCTCTCCATTACGCGCATACCTTGAAATGAGGCAAGCCCAGTCTTTGGATCAAGGTATGAGATCAAAATGCCCTTGCGGTTTAGCTTTCTAGAGAGCTCCTGAAGATAGGTAGCGCCCTTTGCGTCGATGCTGTAAGAGAGCGTGACAAGGCCTTTTGTGCCATTTATGATCTTTCTTACTTTGTTTGGATCGTCGCCGCTGTAAAGCGAGTAGAGCTTAATGAACATCTCTTTTTTGTTTGGATCGATGTTTCTAGTGTCAAGCATCACTTTGTAGAGTTTTTGGCTTGATGAGATGCTAAAGCCGTCTTTCGTGACGATGTTGCCGCGGATTGCGGTATTTACGTCGCTTGTTTGAAGCTTAGGAAGCTTTCGCTCGATGCTTGCTCTGTAAAATATAACAAGCACAAAGATTGAAATTCCAAAAGTAATTAATAAAAAAAGTATGGTTATTTTTGATTTTCTGGAATTCATTCAATGGCTTAAATTTGCGTTCTTGAAATTTCTTTGTATGCGCTTAGCGCTTTGTTGCGAATTTCTAGCATAAGCTTCATGCTAGTCTCTGCCTTGCCTATCGCGATAGCTGCTTGGTGCAGGTCTTTTACCTCGCCAGTTGCAAGATCAGCTATGGCTTTATCGGCGTTTATTTGAACCTTGTTTAGCTCTTTTAAAGAGTCGTTTAGTGCGTTTTCAAAGCCGCCTTCTTCGCTCGCTTTTGCTATTTTGCTTGAATTTTCGTTTTTGTTTAACTTATCTAAATTTATGCTATTTATCATTATGCTTGTCCTGAAATGAGTGATATCGCACTTTGTGCTATTGTTTTTGCGTTTTGAAATGACGCTACATTTGCTTGATAAGCCCTTGTTGCCTCGAGCAAGTCAGCCATTTCGATGACTGGGTTTATATTTGGAAATGCGACGTAGCCATTTGCATTTGCGTCTGGGTGGCTTGGGTCGTATTTTAGCTGAAAGT is a window of Campylobacter concisus DNA encoding:
- a CDS encoding major outer membrane protein, whose translation is MKLTKISLAALVALGAFSSVASATPLEEAIKNVDLSGMARYRYTHTHQYNKKQKDVFKENGTNDGDGHGFKMITNFKAAIDDNFFGVIGLRYSKTDGSGDNAGNGTDKTDTTTGFGVHQFYLGYKIGGTTITAGKQEIGSYFTDDAIGTGVRVVNEDIEGLTLTALAFDALEGNGESDGKLYDAAVTNKLNSYDVGNLYAAGIAGSFNPVSFQLWYGTLTNLADVLAADVSAKFDITNDFALGARLNYANSIADKEAKNILGYNDGNFYAGELSTSLFGFDLAAGYIGWKAQDKGVSAFTFEDQGGLITAGEDVFDWTYAEGKGNFFYATSAYTFDKFTVGLDYVKGTQKTSAGAGNPDVKDKVEEFVPRFAYQYNKKLTFSSFYSFQTHKLPNDVKTKDDKFRFEAKYSF
- a CDS encoding hydrogenase-4 component G codes for the protein MQISQIVSSYNTSSIKENVKSEISLHKDEKEVSKKQPEISNLSAKEISNSYFLQYQKDITQNTSSNLLAQGGLSFSVPENLSDILAGLDLAGIGYNGKALGELSSDEASELVSENGFFGIANTADRIAGFVLNGAGDDVEKLKAGRDGVAKGFEDAKKIWGGELPEISQKTIEKTLETLDKKIAELGGNVLNVSA
- a CDS encoding Dps family protein — its product is MSKVILQLNTIQADANALYIKFHDLHWNVKGLQFFSVHEYTEKAYEDMSEIFDDAAERALMLGGRPIVKAEELAKVAHIKHEPKESYTPTEVLDIVLADYKHLLGEFKKLDELAEGDTTTQMYAQDQIAKFEKAIWMLNATLGK
- a CDS encoding peptidoglycan D,D-transpeptidase FtsI family protein, with translation MNSRKSKITILFLLITFGISIFVLVIFYRASIERKLPKLQTSDVNTAIRGNIVTKDGFSISSSQKLYKVMLDTRNIDPNKKEMFIKLYSLYSGDDPNKVRKIINGTKGLVTLSYSIDAKGATYLQELSRKLNRKGILISYLDPKTGLASFQGMRVMESGQNRKFMSKDALTPAIGYVSKTESDALTKSKGVKGLERYYEDYLAPIQNAKILGPRDIGNNIILTSDSNLATRVDGYNAVLSVPLKFQTKLEQILDEKREFLDAKELIICIMNSKNGEILALASSSRYDPSNIRKQDYSALNSSASEYAYEVGSVFKPFIFSILLQEKKVNPFELVNTYNGRYQLGKRIIKDTHPEPFMSAEDIIVHSSNIGMIQLVERLNGPQIYQGLLNFGFSRKTGIDLPYEQVGMMPTVTKLNSSTYKATVSYGYGLQATFMQLLKAYNTFNNKGIEVTPHMVAYLERNGKRYDLPKAEPAQVISQETAKIMKRILIKTVEKGTGLKAFTPGLEIGGKTGTAHIASGKGGYSNTYNGSFFGFVNDTRGNSYTIGVLARDPKKPYYYFGAQSALPTFKKAVDLMVEDGYLFPDPNVIAEFEAKKDKLKNDKAKQKPALD
- a CDS encoding c-type cytochrome, whose amino-acid sequence is MKNIKISFLACFLVANAFAASQVYYIEARGEFGKELAEMAKKQANDRNEKVNVYVDEDPRRYKDNRILKFGVDRKGRYSVSLGKELYEKQCASCHGESAEKRPFGSTPLKNMDAKDIEDSIISYRSDSSFGGSGKNVMQNQAKIVSNNDLGAILAYLKGKDALADQDTNENKPVSTETKQGSYLR
- the ccsA gene encoding cytochrome c biogenesis protein CcsA, whose translation is MLNPKTLFLSMGSAIVLMIIFAVASGAATIIESKTSTEAAWYYVYGASWFALIQLLLGINLAFNIFRYNLIDPKKLPSLIFHLGFIVILIGAGITRYLGFEADMHIRENTASNVVSTKVSYINLTALNDKGEEISSAMPLGLADVKKGFDLKLKTADGEASLKFKEFVPNASYKFVNDDSGKPVVEFVVSNESESEEIFLLEEEEARVGDISFIFNAKPDENKKYVLFRLNDGKFTVTSNADLSKFTMADSSKTELKAGSVNEFGTGSLYTISNINFAPRLVSAHASRKLVSSKDSEFNALIAELNYKGESKEMHVFYNLMEPSRIAVAGQKFNASWGAQQIKLPFSLYLKDFELKRYPGSNSPMSYSSEVVVKDGTNDPGFDYRIYMNHVLDYDGYRFFQSSYDTDEKGTILSVNKDPGKIPTYIGYFLLGLGFLLNVINPNSRFRKLAKLIDNESTKGGKKVAALIAVLLLGLNFSSLKAEDFLPHISKEHADKLARLIVQSPDGRMKPFDTLSKEVLNKIHRGESIGSLNSNQAMLSIMVTPDFWRNEKIIALGQSKELKKELGVDENARYASFDEFFKATKDGGSEYKLTKFAEIANRKHPGSRNTFDKDVIKIDERLNVFYMIFIGEIFKIFPKQDDPSNSWYSPASAMMYFSPKEAELVVGMMRDYFSAVDAASKDNDWSKADAALEKISAYQHKYGAAVMPSEKKIDIEILFNKFQVFDRLTPIYLLAGLALLLFVFVKMLAPKVQINGIVKAVYIINLLAFLAHTAGLGLRWYIAEHAPWSNAYESMVYIAWALGLSGIIFAKRSPIALALTSILAGVTLFVAHLSWMDPQITTLVPVLQSYWLTIHVSIITASYGFLGLCALLGGFTLLLIILQNKKKPNAEIARNITEATRINEMAMILGLSLLTLGNFLGGVWANESWGRYWGWDSKETWALVSILVYAAVLHMRFIPKLNNQYAFAVASFFAYWSIIMTYFGVNFYLAGMHSYAAGDPLPVPDFVWISIVVMIAMSVLAFTKRSLCTRL
- the fliE gene encoding flagellar hook-basal body complex protein FliE; amino-acid sequence: MINSINLDKLNKNENSSKIAKASEEGGFENALNDSLKELNKVQINADKAIADLATGEVKDLHQAAIAIGKAETSMKLMLEIRNKALSAYKEISRTQI
- a CDS encoding fatty-acid--CoA ligase; this translates as MLLKGLIVFFVFLLIVAICALVYLLLKNKDHQVLTRGLEAEGEEEITIEKLEELASDKTLSKNELFELIQIFGEKFIIPAKKNQVAPKEASNYINFIILICSHQNADAKLINFLDKEAKKKNPSYVAEIEDSERIGIENRKNRR